From a single Saccharomyces kudriavzevii IFO 1802 strain IFO1802 genome assembly, chromosome: 15 genomic region:
- the LDS2 gene encoding Lds2p (similar to Saccharomyces cerevisiae YOL047C; ancestral locus Anc_7.84) yields MSTRAQPDWYYHRHPYASTPLAEGEEPRLLPIQDQSNHKKSKIWRAYKVPIVQWYKNAMLIKKGFWHDLESSHQIIWYPYKGISESVGSMDYMHLFFLIFGYYLLSLALIVAFTSILACSLLVFIYLPFLGFFALPLAYVQTVLIATTLCNSMVKGTDFVLFTRIYGVTFARKKLPILSEACETISFTPFVYRRSHRLGSLFSTQFYLVSLPHFFIFFFWYVSIAIIFLLLLLIPIVGPITINMLPFSPGMGFYYFEPYFVDVLHLDSRKLSKVYYKGFAKWLLFSISSGLLESIPILGGLFIGTNVVGASLWIVKEINDHEQPAVTPSPAAEPDEPVGGSYAPPIQQSIAQVNPP; encoded by the exons ATGTCGACAAGAGCACAACCTGACTGGTACTACCACAGACATCCGTATGCCTCGACTCCGCTAGCAGAAGGAGAGGAGCCACGATTGCTACCCATCCAGGACCAATCGAACCATAAGAAGTCGAAAATTTGGAGAGCGTACAAGGTCCCGATAGTGCAATGGTACAAGAATGCAATGCTAATCAAGAAGGGCTTTTGGCATGACCTGGAGTCGTCCCATCAGATTATTTGGTACCCATATAAA GGAATCAGCGAATCCGTGGGCAGCATGGATTATATGcaccttttctttctaatATTTGGTTATTATCTATTGAGCCTTGCGCTTATCGTTGCGTTTACGTCCATTCTTGCGTGTTCTCTGTTGGTGTTCATCTATCTGCCCTTTCTCGGGTTCTTCGCATTGCCCCTGGCTTACGTGCAAACTGTTCTCATTGCCACAACGCTTTGCAACTCCATGGTGAAGGGCACtgattttgttcttttcacGCGTATCTATGGGGTTACATTCgcaagaaagaaattacCAATTTTAAGTGAAGCCTGTGAAACGATAAGTTTCACGCCCTTTGTTTACAGAAGATCACATAGATTGGGTAGCCTTTTTTCAACACAATTTTATCTCGTTTCTTTGCCAcactttttcatttttttcttttggtatGTCTCCATAGCCATTATCTTCCTTTTGCTGTTGCTTATCCCGATCGTGGGGCCCATCACAATAAATATGCTGCCATTTAGCCCGGGGATGGGATTTTACTACTTCGAGCCTTATTTCGTTGACGTACTACACCTCGATTCGCGCAAACTCTCAAAAGTCTACTACAAGGGCTTTGCCAAGTGGCTCCTCTTCTCGATATCGAGCGGTTTACTAGAGTCCATCCCTATCTTGGGCGGATTGTTCATTGGCACAAACGTTGTAGGCGCTTCGCTTTGGATAGTAAAAGAGATAAACGATCACGAACAACCAGCTGTAACTCCCTCCCCCGCCGCGGAGCCTGATGAACCCGTTGGAGGCTCCTATGCGCCTCCAATTCAGCAATCTATAGCACAGGTAAACCCGCCATGA
- the RRT8 gene encoding Rrt8p (similar to Saccharomyces cerevisiae RRT8 (YOL048C); ancestral locus Anc_7.83) — MKQRVELISHSQYPHVADVNFTALAEKRLQPGKPFIEHTALGKSEINRWLNILRRQFDIWFPDTISTMKRRYNLAKKNFIKEVFSSGAFIYPFLGFYEVLTNPVYWKHIFLFALCYAIIFITIAGLFYVALVPLLVTWAILLLGPLGVVLVHIQWILQTNVLTAFVCRTLVLTHITNQIFDISLVLQDQDEFLNEAKILPKPQRPHRKIDEPDAVRNFNTVKGHWVFKIPRLFFRFLFKMSNFTSLTLLSLIPIIGPILANQIMAPRRTFTYLQRYFLLKGFTKKQAKDFQYEHYASFICFGMSAGLLELVPFFTIVTISSNTVGAAKWCSSLLRGERKEE, encoded by the exons ATGAAGCAGAGAGTCGAGCTTATAAGCCACAGCCAGTATCCTCATGTCGCAGATGTTAATTTTACGGCTCTTGCAGAGAAAAGGCTCCAACCAGGAAAGCCGTTTATAGAGCACACTGCTTTAGGAAAAAGTGAAATAAATCGTTGGCTAAATATTTTAAGAAGGCAGTTTGATATTTGGTTCCCTGATACAATATCAACAATGAAGCGAAGATACAATTTAGCGAAgaaaaactttatcaaagaaGTTTTCAGCTCAGGCGCATTTATTTATCCATTTCTG GGGTTTTATGAGGTATTGACAAATCCTGTTTATTGGAAGCACATTTTTCTGTTCGCTCTTTGTTATGCTATAATATTTATTACTATTGCTGGCCTTTTTTACGTCGCTCTTGTGCCACTATTAGTGACTTGGGCTATTCTACTACTGGGTCCTCTTGGTGTAGTATTGGTTCATATTCAATGGATTCTACAAACAAACGTACTGACTGCTTTTGTTTGTAGAACATTGGTCTTGACTCATATTACGAACCAAATATTCGATATTTCTTTAGTGCTGCAAGATCAAGACGAATTCCTCAACGAGGCAAAGATATTGCCTAAACCACAAAGACCAcatagaaaaattgatgaacCCGACGCAGTGAGGAACTTCAACACCGTAAAGGGACACTGGGTTTTTAAAATCCCCAGGTTATTCTTcagatttcttttcaaaatgtctAATTTTACTTCATTAACATTGCTCTCGTTAATTCCTATCATAGGACCCATCCTGGCAAATCAAATAATGGCTCCAAGGAGAACGTTTACGTATTTGCAAAGGTACTTCCTACTAAAGGGGTTCACTAAGAAACAAGCTAAGGATTTCCAGTATGAGCATTACGCAAGTTTTATATGTTTTGGGATGTCTGCAGGCTTATTGGAGCTCGTACCCTTCTTCACCATAGTCACTATTTCTAGTAATACCGTCGGTGCAGCCAAATGGTGTTCCTCGCTATTAAGGGGAGAAAGGAAGGAAGAGTAA
- the GSH2 gene encoding glutathione synthase (similar to Saccharomyces cerevisiae GSH2 (YOL049W); ancestral locus Anc_7.82): protein MSLSSPSKDQLDGLIQEINQWAITNGLAMYPPKFEANPSKASVSPVTVYPTPIPKKCFDEAVQIQPIFNELYARITQDMARSDSLLFKTTQALALSDPEFTGKLWSLYLDTLNVGEKNKKQNLKLGIFRSDYLIDKKNGNDQIKQVEFNTVSVSFAGLAGKVDRLHTYLNKSNKYDFKGSYYNEQDMVISDSGFLLSKALAIAVESYKSQQNFPISSDPIVAFIVQRNERNVFDQKILELNLLEKFNIRSARLTFDDVHEKLFTNNETGRVFIRDTKQEIAVVYYRTGYTTTDYTSEKDWEARLFLEKSIAIKAPDLLTQLSGSKKIQQLLTDENIVSQYAPNFEEKNSLLKTFVKIYPLDNTELGKEGKRLALSNPSKYVLKPQREGGGNNVYKENIPDFLRSIEECHWDAYILMELIEPEFNKDNIILRDNKPYEEAIISELGIYGCILFDDRQVLMNEFSGSLLRSKFNTSNEGGVAAGFGCLDSIVLY, encoded by the coding sequence ATGTCTCTTTCTTCGCCTTCCAAAGATCAATTGGATGGCTTGATCCAGGAAATTAATCAATGGGCTATCACTAATGGATTAGCTATGTATCCGCCTAAATTTGAAGCGAACCCATCAAAAGCTTCGGTGTCGCCGGTGACCGTCTACCCAACCCCAATTCCTAAGAAGTGTTTTGATGAGGCCGTTCAAATTCAGCCGATATTTAATGAATTATATGCGCGTATAACCCAAGATATGGCCCGTTCTGATTCATTATTGTTCAAAACTACTCAGGCATTGGCTTTGTCAGATCCAGAATTCACTGGCAAATTATGGTCCTTATACTTAGATACTTTAAACGTTGgcgaaaaaaacaaaaagcaGAATTTAAAACTAGGTATATTTAGGTCTGATTATTTAATTGATAAGAAGAATGGTAATGATCAAATCAAACAGGTTGAATTCAATACAGTATCAGTTTCATTTGCAGGCCTCGCTGGGAAAGTTGATCGATTGCACACCTATTTAAATAAATCAAACAAATACGATTTTAAAGGGTCATACTATAATGAACAAGATATGGTCATTTCTGATTCAGGATTTTTGTTGTCTAAAGCATTGGCTATAGCCGTTGAATCCTATAAATCACAGCAAAATTTTCCCATTTCAAGTGACCCTATCGTAGCATTCATTGTGCAAAGAAATGAGAGAAATGTGtttgatcaaaaaatcttggaatTAAATCTCTTAGAAAAGTTTAATATCAGATCCGCCAGGCTGACATTTGATGATGTTCACGAGAAGTTGTTCACTAACAATGAAACAGGCAGAGTTTTTATCAGGGATACTAAGCAAGAAATAGCGGTGGTTTATTACAGAACTGGTTATACAACTACTGATTACACTTCTGAAAAGGACTGGGAAGCAAGATTatttctggaaaaaagcATTGCTATCAAGGCCCCAGATTTGCTTACCCAATTATCTGGCTCCAAAAAGATTCAGCAACTGTTGACTGATGAGAACATAGTAAGTCAATATGCCCCTAATTtcgaagagaaaaatagcTTGCTAAAGACGTTTGTTAAAATATATCCATTGGATAATACGGAACTGGGTAAGGAGGGCAAGAGGTTGGCCTTAAGTAACCCTTCAAAATACGTACTAAAACCGCAAAGAGAAGGCGGTGGTAACAATgtttacaaagaaaacatccCTGATTTCCTGAGAAGTATCGAAGAGTGTCACTGGGATGCATATATTCTCATGGAGTTGATTGAGCCCGAATTTAATAAAGATAATATTATATTGCGTGATAACAAGCCTTATGAAGAGGCAATAATCAGCGAGTTAGGAATTTATGGCTGCATTTTATTTGATGACAGGCAAGTTTTAATGAACGAATTTAGTGGCTCATTATTAAGGTCCAAATTTAACACTTCGAATGAAGGTGGCGTGGCGGCAGGATTTGGATGCTTGGACAGTATTGTTCTTTATTAA
- the SPE2 gene encoding adenosylmethionine decarboxylase SPE2 (similar to Saccharomyces cerevisiae SPE2 (YOL052C); ancestral locus Anc_8.800): MTVTIKELTNHNYIDHELSATLDSTDAFEGPEKLLEIWFFPHKDAITTEKTLRDIVMARWIEILKLVKCEVLSMKKTKELDAFLLSESSLFVFDHKLTLKTCGTTTTLFCLARLFQIIEQELSWDFQTAASGKYKPFKVFYSRRCFLFPCKQAAIHQNWTDEVDYLNRFFDNGTSYSVGRNDKSNHWNLYVTETDRATSEEKDCIEDDDETFEVLMTELDPECADKFVCGPDTSTAAPAELNEDKGHNLGYQMTKKTKLDDIYLNSSQDSNLSFHHDAFAFTPCGYSSNMVLDEKYYYTLHVTPEKGWSYASFESNIPVFDLSQGKQDNLDVLLHILNVFQPREFSMTFFTKNSENPSFKKLLRIDESLSEYITLHKIVYDLDDYHLFYMKLQKKI; encoded by the coding sequence ATGACCGTTACCATCAAAGAACTGACTAACCACAACTATATTGACCACGAATTATCGGCCACATTAGATTCAACGGATGCGTTTGAGGGGCCAGAGAAGCTGCTGGAAATCTGGTTCTTCCCTCACAAGGATGCTATTACCACCGAGAAGACACTGAGAGATATCGTAATGGCCAGATGGATCGAAATTTTGAAGCTGGTTAAGTGCGAGGTGCTGTCCATGAAGAAGACAAAGGAATTGGACGCCTTCTTGTTGAGTGAGTCGTCGCTGTTCGTTTTCGATCATAAGCTGACATTGAAGACGTGCGGCACCACAACCACGTTGTTCTGCCTTGCCAGGCTCTTCCAGATCATTGAGCAGGAGCTGTCGTGGGATTTCCAGACAGCAGCGAGCGGCAAGTACAAGCCATTCAAGGTGTTCTATTCAAGAcgatgttttcttttcccttgTAAGCAGGCTGCTATCCATCAAAACTGGACTGATGAAGTCGACTATCTAAACCGATTTTTCGACAATGGTACAAGTTATTCCGTCGGTAGAAACGACAAGAGCAACCATTGGAACCTGTACGTCACTGAGACGGACCGCGCCACGTCTGAGGAGAAGGACTGCATCGAGGACGACGACGAAACCTTCGAAGTGCTGATGACCGAGCTGGACCCAGAATGTGCTGACAAGTTTGTGTGCGGCCCTGACACATCTACCGCTGCCCCCGCAGAATTGAACGAAGACAAGGGCCACAACCTGGGTTACCAGATGACTAAGAAGACGAAGCTCGACGACATATACTTGAACTCCTCCCAAGACTCCAACTTATCATTTCACCACGATGCATTTGCGTTCACACCGTGCGGCTACTCGTCCAACATGGTTCtcgatgaaaaatactACTACACCCTGCATGTGACCCCGGAAAAAGGCTGGTCCTACGCCTCCTTCGAAAGCAACATACCCGTCTTCGACCTCTCCCAGGGTAAGCAAGACAACTTGGACGTTCTCCTGCATATCCTGAACGTTTTCCAACCGAGAGAATTTTCGATGACCTTCTTCACCAAAAACTCCGAGAACCCATCCTTCAAGAAACTACTACGCATCGACGAATCACTTTCCGAATATATCACGCTGCACAAAATTGTCTACGACCTGGACGACTACCACCTTTTCTACATGAAGctacagaaaaaaatatga
- the GAL11 gene encoding Gal11p (similar to Saccharomyces cerevisiae GAL11 (YOL051W); ancestral locus Anc_7.81) yields the protein MSAAPVQDKDTLSNAERAKNVNGLLQVLMDINTLNGGSSDTADKIRIHAKNFEAALFAKSSSKKEYMDSMNEKVAVMRNTYNSRKNAVAAAVVNNNLSTVEHMNKLKNSGGNANNMNVNMNLNPQMFLNQQAQARQQVAQQLRNQQQQQQQQQQQQQQQQQQQQQQQQQQQQQQQQQQQRRQLTPQQQQLVNQMKVAPIPKQLLQRIPNIPPNINTWQQVTALAQQKLLTPQDMEAAKEVYKIHQQLLFKARLQQQQQQQQQQQAQAQANNSNGSGLPQTGNINSNMNIPQQQQQQQQQQQMLPSNNNANANPLQQQQQQQQQQPQNTVPNVLNQINQIFSPEEQRSLLQEAIETCKNFEKTQLGNTMTEPVKQSFIRKYINQKALRKIQALRDVKNNNNANNNGSNLQRAQNIPMNIVQQQQQQQNTNNNDVIPSAATPNTAAFSQQQNASSKLYQMQQQQQQQQAQAQAQAQAQAQAQAQAQAQAQAQAQAQAQAQAQAQAQAQAQAQAQAQHQTSQQPQQAQAQSHPNPLHGLTPTAKDVEVIKQLSLDASKTNLRLTDVTNSLSNEEKEKIKMKLKQGQKLFVQVSNFAPQVYIITKNENFLKEVFQLRIFVKEILEKCADGIFVVKLDTVDRLIIKYQKYWESMRIQILRRQAILKQQQQMANNNNNTGTASSTGNNNNIATQQNMQQSLQQMQQLQQLKMQQQQQQQQQQQQQQQQQQQQQQQQQQQQQQHIYPSSTSGPTNYPTMTNAPNNNNSNIPYMNHKNASSMEFLNPMDNTPKIPGSSTATPTLNKAINNKVNNRSKSNTIPVASIPSTNKKLSISNAASQQPTPRSASNTAKSTPNTNPSPLKSQTKNGTPNFNNVKTQSPMGAQPSYNSSVIENAFKKEELLLKDLEMRKSEISSRFKHRQEIFKDSPVDLFMSTVGDCLGIKDEEMLTSCTIPKTVVDHINGSGKRKPTKAAQRARDQDSVDVSIKDNKLIMKSKFNKMNRSYSIALSNVAVIFKGIGGNFKDLSTLVHSSSPSTSSNADTGNAKKRKASVLEISPQDSIASVLSPDSSIMSDSKKIKIDSPDDPFMAKSGATNNEKQEVKKVEAPFMTSTDEQFNVWDWNNWTSAT from the coding sequence ATGTCTGCTGCTCCGGTCCAAGACAAAGACACTTTGTCTAATGCTGAACGCGCGAAGAATGTAAACGGTTTGCTTCAGGTGCTCATGGATATTAACACTCTGAACGGAGGTAGCTCCGACACCGCTGATAAGATAAGGATTCATGCCAAAAACTTCGAGGCTGCCTTGTTCGCCAAGagttcttcaaagaaagaatacaTGGACAGCATGAACGAAAAGGTCGCTGTCATGCGCAACACGTACAATTCCAGGAAAAAcgctgttgctgctgcgGTTGTTAATAACAACCTCAGCACCGTGGAACACATGAACAAACTAAAGAATTCCGGCGGCAACGCCAACAACATGAACGTCAACATGAACCTAAACCCTCAGATGTTCTTGAATCAGCAGGCTCAGGCAAGACAACAAGTTGCACAACAGTTAAGAAatcaacagcagcagcagcagcaacaacagcaacagcagcagcagcagcaacaacaacaacaacaacaacaacaacaacaacaacaacaacagcaacagcaacaacagaGACGCCAGTTAACTCcgcaacaacaacagctAGTGAACCAGATGAAAGTGGCCCCTATTCCAAAGCAACTGCTGCAAAGAATTCCTAATATTCCACCAAATATCAACACTTGGCAGCAAGTCACTGCTCTAGCCCAGCAAAAGCTACTAACGCCTCAGGATATGGAGGCTGCGAAGGAAGTCTACAAAATTCACCAGCAATTATTGTTCAAGGCAAGActacaacaacaacaacaacaacaacaacaacaacaagcGCAGGCTCAAGCTAATAACAGCAACGGCAGCGGCCTCCCTCAAACCGGTAATATTAACAGCAATATGAATATTCctcaacaacagcaacagcagcagcagcagcaacaaatGCTACCTTCTAACAACAACGCGAATGCAAATCCCctacaacagcaacaacagcaacaacagcaacaaccaCAGAATACCGTACCAAACGTTCTCAATCAAATCAACCagattttttctccagAAGAGCAGCGTAGCTTACTGCAGGAGGCCATCGAAACTTGCAAGAACTTCGAAAAGACTCAATTAGGCAATACCATGACGGAACCAGTAAAGCAAAGTTTTATCAGGAAATATATTAACCAAAAGGCCTTGAGAAAAATCCAGGCTCTAAGAGATGTCaagaacaacaataatGCCAACAATAACGGCTCCAATTTGCAAAGAGCTCAAAACATCCCCATGAACATCGTccaacagcagcaacaacaacagaataccaataataatgacGTTATACCTTCTGCTGCTACGCCTAATACTGCCGCTTTCTCTCAACAGCAAAATGCAAGCTCTAAATTATATCAAatgcaacaacagcaacaacagcaacaagcACAGGCTCAGGCGCAAGCACAAGCACAAGCACAAGCACAGGCTCAGGCTCAGGCACAAGCACAAGCACAGGCTCAGGCACAAGCACAAGCACAGGCTCAGGCACAAGCACAAGCTCAGGCTCAGGCACAAGCACAAGCTCAGCATCAAACTTCTCAACAACCACAGCAGGCCCAGGCCCAATCTCATCCCAATCCATTGCATGGATTGACACCAACTGCAAAGGATGTTGAGGTCATTAAACAATTGTCGTTGGATGCTTCCAAGACCAATCTAAGGCTTACAGATGTAACAAACTCTTTATCtaacgaagaaaaggagaaaataaaaatgaaactaAAGCAAGGTCAAAAACTATTCGTTCAAGTAAGTAATTTTGCCCCACAAGTTTACATCATCActaagaatgaaaatttcttgaaagaggtttttcaattgaGAATATTCGTGAAAgaaatcttggaaaaatgTGCTGATGGTATATTTGTCGTTAAATTAGACACAGTTGACAGACTAATCATTAAGTATCAAAAGTATTGGGAAAGTATgagaattcaaattttaagGAGACAAGCGATCttaaaacaacaacagcaaatggccaacaacaacaacaatacaGGTACTGCTTCTTCCACtggtaataataataatattgcTACTCAGCAAAATATGCAACAATCCCTACAGCAAATGCAACAGTTACAGCAATTGAAAatgcaacagcagcagcagcagcagcaacaacaacaacaacaacaacagcagcaacagcaacagcagcaacaacaacaacagcagcagcagcagcacATATATCCTTCCTCAACTAGTGGTCCAACAAATTATCCAACGATGACTAATGCCCctaacaataacaacagcAATATTCCTTACATGAACCATAAGAATGCCTCCAGCATGGAGTTTTTGAACCCTATGGACAATACACCTAAGATTCCCGGATCTTCCACGGCGACTCCAACACTTAACAAGGCAATTAATAATAAGGTAAATAACAGATCGAAATCTAATACGATACCTGTTGCCAGCATTCCATCAACAAATAAGAAACTCTCAATATCAAATGCTGCTAGCCAACAACCAACTCCTAGATCTGCGTCGAATACCGCTAAATCAACCCCAAATACAAATCCTTCTCCTTTGAAAAGtcaaaccaaaaatggcaCACCAAACTTCAACAATGTGAAGACTCAATCTCCAATGGGTGCACAACCATCATATAATAGTAGCGTCATCGAAAATGCTTTCAAGAAGGAAGAGCTTTTATTGaaggatttggaaatgaGGAAGTCTGAAATATCTTCTCGTTTCAAACATCGtcaagaaatcttcaaagatTCCCCCGTAGATTTATTCATGAGTACAGTAGGTGATTGTTTAGGTattaaagatgaagagatGCTCACTTCTTGCACCATTCCCAAGACTGTGGTTGATCACATTAATGGTTCTGGTAAAAGGAAACCTACAAAAGCAGCTCAAAGAGCCCGCGATCAAGACTCTGTTGACGTTTCCATAAAGGATAACAAGTTGATCATGAAGAGTAAATTCAATAAGATGAATAGGTCGTATTCGATAGCGTTGTCTAACGTTGCTGTGATTTTCAAAGGTATTGGCGGCAACTTTAAGGATTTATCCACCTTGGTCCATTCATCATCGCCGTCTACTTCCTCTAATGCCGATACCGGTAATGCTAAAAAGAGGAAGGCTAGTGTATTAGAAATAAGTCCGCAAGATTCAATAGCATCGGTGTTATCGCCAGATTCAAGTATAATGAGTGactccaaaaaaatcaagattGATTCTCCTGATGACCCATTCATGGCAAAATCAGGTGCCacaaataatgaaaagcaGGAAGTTAAAAAGGTTGAGGCCCCATTTATGACTTCCACCGATGAACAATTCAACGTATGGGATTGGAATAATTGGACGAGTGCTACCTGA